A window of the Shimia isoporae genome harbors these coding sequences:
- the gor gene encoding glutathione-disulfide reductase gives MSFDYDLFVIGGGSGGVRAARVAAAGGAKVALAEEDRYGGTCVIRGCVPKKLMVFASEYSGMVEDAQAYGWDIQAGEFNWDSFKGKLHAELDRLEGIYRNILKNNGVETFDLRAKVADAHTVELADGTKKTAKHILLAMGGRPVWPDMPGSELGISSNEIFHLDKLPEDILIIGGGYIACEFAGIMNGLGVKTTQYYRGAQILRGFDEEARGLVAEEMRQRGVDLHCGTNILEMRKEGEKIWVKATNGEERLFDQVMFATGRTPNTENMGLEEVGVSLGRKGQIEVDEYSQTGVPSIYAIGDVTDRVNLTPVAIREGMAFVETVFKGNPTPVDHELIPTAIFTQPEMGTIGMSEEDARDQEPIEVYATSFKPMQQAFAGRAERVLMKLIVSQATRKVLGCHIVAPGAGEMIQLAGIAVKMGATKEDFDRTVAVHPTMSEELVTMKEPVRTA, from the coding sequence ATGTCGTTTGACTATGATCTTTTCGTCATCGGTGGTGGCTCCGGTGGTGTAAGGGCTGCGCGGGTTGCAGCTGCTGGCGGGGCCAAGGTGGCTCTGGCCGAAGAGGACCGTTATGGCGGGACATGTGTAATCCGAGGCTGTGTGCCAAAGAAACTGATGGTTTTTGCCAGTGAATACTCGGGAATGGTTGAGGATGCTCAGGCCTATGGCTGGGACATTCAGGCCGGAGAATTCAACTGGGACAGCTTCAAAGGGAAGCTGCACGCGGAACTGGATCGTCTGGAAGGCATCTATCGCAACATTCTAAAAAATAATGGTGTCGAGACATTTGACCTACGGGCGAAAGTTGCCGACGCGCATACAGTAGAGTTGGCGGACGGGACCAAAAAGACCGCAAAGCACATTCTGCTTGCGATGGGTGGGCGTCCTGTATGGCCAGACATGCCCGGTTCGGAGCTGGGTATCAGCTCAAACGAGATCTTCCATCTTGATAAGCTGCCAGAAGACATTCTGATCATTGGCGGTGGTTATATCGCCTGTGAATTCGCCGGAATAATGAATGGGCTTGGCGTAAAGACGACGCAGTATTATCGCGGCGCACAGATCCTGCGTGGGTTTGACGAGGAAGCCCGTGGGCTTGTTGCCGAAGAAATGCGTCAGCGTGGCGTGGACCTGCATTGTGGGACCAATATCCTCGAGATGCGCAAGGAAGGCGAGAAGATTTGGGTCAAGGCCACCAACGGTGAAGAGCGCCTGTTTGACCAAGTGATGTTTGCAACGGGGCGTACCCCCAATACAGAAAACATGGGCCTCGAAGAGGTTGGCGTGTCCTTGGGGCGTAAGGGTCAGATCGAGGTTGATGAGTACAGCCAGACGGGCGTTCCTTCGATTTATGCGATCGGTGATGTGACTGATCGTGTGAACCTGACACCTGTTGCGATCCGCGAGGGTATGGCGTTTGTGGAAACGGTGTTCAAAGGCAATCCCACGCCGGTTGATCACGAGCTGATTCCGACCGCGATTTTCACCCAGCCGGAAATGGGGACGATCGGAATGAGCGAGGAAGATGCTCGCGATCAAGAGCCGATCGAGGTTTACGCAACCAGTTTCAAACCGATGCAGCAGGCCTTTGCGGGACGCGCTGAACGTGTTTTGATGAAGCTGATTGTGAGTCAGGCAACCCGCAAGGTTCTTGGGTGCCATATCGTCGCGCCCGGGGCTGGCGAGATGATCCAACTGGCGGGCATTGCCGTAAAAATGGGCGCCACCAAAGAAGACTTTGACCGGACGGTGGCGGTGCACCCGACTATGTCCGAAGAGCTTGTGACGATGAAGGAGCCAGTGCGTACAGCGTGA
- the rpiA gene encoding ribose-5-phosphate isomerase RpiA, which yields MTGELSPIDKAKFVAAKQATDYVEDGMRVGLGTGSTAAWLVRCLGEMVREQGLRIKGVPTSTRTAELAREVGIEVISLDEAKWLDVTIDGADEFDADLNLIKGGGGALLQEKIVATASDQMVVIADIGKEVETLGSFPLPVEVVPFGWQTTQALIEETLVSMDVLGRTTTMRMNGAAPFVTDEGNHILDLHLNRIGDARQLAMVLNQMPGVVENGLFIDICDAVVVGYGDGRVEVRDINAGTIEEAMLDFAETDNLFTDLVD from the coding sequence ATGACCGGAGAACTGTCGCCCATCGACAAGGCAAAATTCGTGGCAGCAAAACAGGCCACTGACTATGTCGAGGACGGGATGCGTGTCGGTCTTGGCACAGGTTCGACTGCGGCCTGGCTGGTTCGTTGCCTGGGCGAGATGGTTCGTGAGCAGGGATTGCGGATCAAGGGCGTCCCCACATCGACCCGAACGGCCGAGCTGGCCCGAGAAGTTGGTATTGAGGTCATCAGCCTTGACGAAGCCAAGTGGCTTGATGTGACCATCGACGGCGCAGACGAGTTTGATGCCGACCTTAACCTGATCAAGGGCGGCGGCGGTGCACTGCTTCAAGAGAAGATCGTGGCAACCGCAAGCGATCAAATGGTGGTGATCGCGGACATTGGCAAAGAAGTTGAGACTCTGGGCAGTTTCCCGCTTCCGGTAGAGGTGGTGCCTTTCGGTTGGCAAACAACCCAGGCGCTGATCGAGGAAACCCTTGTGAGTATGGATGTTCTTGGGCGGACGACCACCATGCGTATGAATGGTGCGGCACCATTTGTCACTGACGAGGGGAACCACATTCTGGACCTGCATCTGAACCGGATCGGAGATGCGCGTCAGCTTGCCATGGTACTCAACCAAATGCCGGGCGTGGTTGAAAACGGCCTGTTTATCGATATCTGTGACGCTGTGGTTGTCGGTTATGGCGATGGACGCGTTGAAGTGCGTGACATTAATGCAGGCACCATTGAAGAGGCGATGCTTGATTTCGCCGAGACAGATAATCTGTTCACCGATCTGGTGGACTAA
- a CDS encoding L-serine ammonia-lyase, giving the protein MFLSVFDMFKVGVGPSSSHTMGPMVAAARFLDMMRAAPFEFHGLRASLHGSLAFTGVGHATDRATILGLAGFQPDTYEHDKAEAALANIRDTGRVQPAGLPNLWFDPREDLKFDFGPNLPGHANGMILMATDAQGDVLLQETFYSIGGGFVMTEDELAAGKDTDEGAPVPYPFKSAVEMLEMAQTSGKTIAEMKKANEVARGCADSLANGCARIWQVMNDCIDRGLATDGTLPGGLNVKRRAKSIHDALQAERGMNLNAPHTINDWMSAYAMAVNEENAAGGQVVTAPTNGAAGVLPAVIRYWLDHVPGSTTTRIDEFLLTSAAIGGLVKFNASISGAEAGCQAEVGSASAMAAAGLCAVMGGTPKQVENAAEIALEHHLGMTCDPVKGLVQVPCIERNGLGAIKAVSAASLALRGDGTHFVPLDSVIETMRQTGADMHEKYKETSLGGLAVNIPNC; this is encoded by the coding sequence ATGTTTCTATCTGTCTTCGACATGTTCAAAGTCGGTGTCGGTCCGTCCTCATCTCATACCATGGGGCCAATGGTGGCTGCGGCTCGGTTTCTGGACATGATGCGCGCGGCGCCTTTCGAATTTCACGGGCTGCGGGCCTCGCTACATGGTTCCCTTGCTTTTACAGGAGTTGGCCATGCGACAGACCGGGCCACAATTCTCGGTCTTGCGGGTTTCCAGCCTGATACCTACGAGCATGACAAAGCTGAAGCCGCGCTAGCGAACATCCGTGACACTGGCCGCGTTCAGCCTGCCGGTCTTCCCAATCTTTGGTTTGACCCCCGCGAAGACCTCAAGTTTGACTTTGGGCCCAATCTTCCCGGTCATGCCAATGGTATGATCTTGATGGCAACAGACGCCCAAGGCGACGTACTGTTGCAAGAGACCTTCTATTCCATCGGTGGCGGTTTCGTAATGACTGAGGACGAACTCGCTGCCGGAAAAGATACCGACGAAGGCGCTCCCGTACCTTACCCGTTCAAATCCGCTGTCGAAATGCTGGAGATGGCACAGACCTCTGGCAAGACCATTGCCGAAATGAAAAAGGCCAACGAGGTCGCGCGCGGATGTGCCGACAGCCTTGCCAACGGATGCGCCCGTATCTGGCAGGTCATGAACGACTGCATTGACCGCGGCCTAGCCACCGATGGAACTTTGCCCGGCGGATTGAACGTAAAAAGGCGCGCCAAGTCGATCCACGACGCGCTACAGGCCGAACGCGGCATGAACCTCAACGCGCCGCACACCATCAATGACTGGATGAGCGCCTACGCAATGGCCGTCAACGAGGAGAACGCTGCAGGCGGCCAGGTCGTGACGGCACCCACAAACGGCGCGGCCGGTGTTTTGCCTGCCGTGATCCGCTATTGGCTCGACCATGTCCCGGGTTCTACGACAACCCGCATCGACGAGTTTCTCCTGACGTCGGCGGCCATCGGCGGTCTGGTAAAATTCAACGCCTCTATTTCGGGAGCTGAAGCAGGCTGTCAGGCCGAAGTCGGCTCAGCGTCTGCTATGGCTGCGGCAGGCCTCTGCGCCGTCATGGGCGGCACGCCCAAGCAAGTGGAGAACGCCGCGGAAATCGCACTGGAACATCATCTCGGCATGACCTGTGACCCGGTAAAGGGACTTGTTCAGGTACCTTGTATTGAACGCAACGGCCTTGGGGCTATCAAAGCCGTTTCCGCGGCCTCTCTCGCCCTGCGCGGAGATGGCACACATTTCGTGCCACTGGACAGCGTTATAGAAACCATGCGCCAGACTGGTGCAGACATGCACGAGAAATACAAGGAAACCTCGC